A genomic segment from Sorangium aterium encodes:
- the serB gene encoding phosphoserine phosphatase SerB, with the protein MAVSPDPILVTVTGRDHPGITARLTGILSDIGATLLDIEQVVVHGNLNLALLALFPETRSGLKELLFAAKELGVTLDFKPLDGGAPRRAPGSRYVVTAIGRELGAKPLHDVAATLAAHGANIEKIARLSVERLSSVEIQVLLQREEEADALKQALLALATQNSFDLALQREGLFRRSKRLVVMDMDSTLIRIEVIDELARAKGVAEQVAKITERAMQGEMDYDESLRQRLSLLRGLDVGVLRKLAAELPITEGAETLIRVLKRLGYRTAVISGGFSIAAEALKARLGIDYAYSNALEVVNGQLTGRVTGPIVNAQRKAELLETIAQAEGVLLDQTIAVGDGANDLLMLQRAGLGVAFRAKPKLREVADTSLSASGLDAILFLLGITERELLEVA; encoded by the coding sequence ATGGCAGTCTCGCCCGATCCGATACTCGTCACCGTCACCGGTAGGGACCACCCGGGCATCACCGCTCGACTCACCGGCATCCTCAGCGACATCGGCGCCACGCTGCTCGACATCGAGCAGGTGGTGGTGCACGGAAACCTGAACCTCGCGCTCCTCGCGCTCTTCCCCGAGACACGCAGCGGACTCAAGGAGCTGCTGTTCGCCGCGAAGGAGCTCGGCGTGACGCTGGACTTCAAGCCGCTCGACGGCGGCGCGCCGCGGCGCGCGCCCGGGAGCCGGTACGTGGTGACAGCCATCGGCCGCGAGCTCGGCGCGAAGCCGCTGCACGACGTGGCGGCCACACTCGCAGCCCACGGCGCGAACATCGAGAAGATCGCGCGGCTGTCGGTCGAACGCCTCTCCTCCGTGGAGATCCAGGTGCTGCTCCAGCGCGAGGAGGAAGCCGACGCCCTCAAGCAGGCCCTCCTCGCGCTCGCGACGCAGAACAGCTTCGATCTCGCGCTGCAACGCGAAGGCCTCTTCCGCCGGAGCAAGCGGCTCGTCGTGATGGACATGGACTCGACGCTCATCCGGATCGAGGTGATCGACGAGCTGGCGCGCGCGAAGGGCGTCGCGGAGCAGGTGGCGAAGATCACCGAGCGCGCGATGCAGGGGGAGATGGATTATGACGAGTCGCTCCGCCAGCGGCTCTCGCTGCTCCGCGGCCTCGACGTCGGCGTGCTGCGGAAGCTCGCCGCAGAGCTCCCCATCACCGAGGGCGCGGAGACGCTCATCCGGGTGCTGAAGCGGCTCGGCTACCGGACCGCGGTGATCTCCGGCGGCTTCTCGATCGCAGCGGAGGCGCTGAAGGCACGGCTCGGGATCGATTACGCCTACTCGAACGCGCTGGAGGTCGTGAACGGACAGCTGACCGGCCGGGTCACAGGGCCGATCGTCAACGCGCAACGCAAGGCCGAGCTGCTCGAGACCATCGCCCAGGCAGAAGGCGTGTTGCTCGATCAAACCATCGCCGTGGGCGACGGCGCCAACGACCTTTTGATGCTGCAGAGGGCCGGCCTCGGCGTCGCGTTCCGCGCAAAGCCCAAGCTGCGAGAGGTCGCCGACACGTCCCTCTCCGCGAGCGGCCTCGACGCCATCCTCTTCCTGCTCGGCATCACCGAACGCGAGCTCCTCGAGGTGGCGTGA
- a CDS encoding LacI family DNA-binding transcriptional regulator has translation MKRPTITDIAWRAGVSKGAVSYALNGRPGVSEPTRERILAIAAELGWQPSNAARALSDGRAGAVGLVIDRPAHMLGIEPFFMQLISGIEAELSEKAEALLLKVTEDRVAEVETYRRWWAERRVDGVILVDLCDDDPRVKLIEELKLPAVVIGGPAGKGQLPAVWSDDASAMRAVVDYLAALGHRSIARVAGPAEFVHTAVRTKAFTAAARQRRLDRVQTVHADYTGEAGGQATRRLLAEASPPTAIVFDNDVMAVAALAVAHEMRVHVPERLSIVAWDDSALCQLVHPALTAVRRNIAEHGSRAAALLLRLVAGEPVTDDECSAPTLATRGSTAPPPRA, from the coding sequence GTGAAGCGTCCGACGATCACGGACATCGCGTGGCGTGCGGGGGTGTCCAAAGGAGCGGTGTCGTATGCGCTGAACGGCAGGCCCGGCGTGTCGGAGCCGACGCGCGAGCGGATCCTGGCCATCGCGGCGGAGCTCGGCTGGCAGCCGAGCAACGCGGCGCGGGCGCTCTCCGACGGCCGCGCAGGCGCCGTCGGCCTGGTCATCGATCGGCCCGCGCACATGCTCGGCATCGAGCCGTTCTTCATGCAGCTCATCTCCGGCATCGAGGCGGAGCTGTCCGAGAAGGCCGAGGCGCTGCTGCTCAAGGTCACGGAAGATCGCGTGGCCGAGGTGGAGACCTACCGCCGCTGGTGGGCCGAGCGGCGGGTCGACGGGGTGATCCTCGTCGACCTCTGCGACGACGATCCGCGCGTGAAGCTGATCGAGGAGCTGAAGCTCCCGGCGGTGGTGATCGGCGGGCCGGCGGGCAAGGGGCAGCTGCCCGCGGTGTGGAGCGACGACGCGAGCGCGATGCGGGCCGTCGTCGACTACCTGGCCGCGCTGGGTCACCGGTCGATCGCGCGGGTCGCCGGCCCCGCGGAGTTCGTGCACACAGCGGTCCGGACCAAGGCGTTCACCGCGGCCGCACGCCAGCGGCGCCTGGATCGGGTGCAGACGGTCCACGCCGACTACACGGGCGAGGCGGGCGGCCAGGCCACAAGGCGGCTGCTGGCCGAGGCCTCGCCGCCGACGGCCATCGTCTTCGACAACGACGTGATGGCCGTGGCCGCGCTCGCGGTCGCCCACGAGATGCGCGTCCACGTGCCGGAGCGCCTCTCGATCGTGGCCTGGGACGACTCGGCGCTGTGCCAGCTCGTGCACCCCGCCCTGACCGCGGTGCGCCGCAACATCGCCGAGCACGGCTCCCGCGCCGCCGCGCTGCTCCTCCGCCTCGTCGCCGGAGAGCCGGTCACCGACGACGAGTGCAGCGCGCCGACGCTCGCGACGCGGGGCAGCACCGCCCCGCCCCCCCGCGCATGA